The DNA window TCGTCAACCCGACGCAGTTCGCACCGAGCGAGGATCTCGACAAGTACCCGCGCCAGCTTGCCCGTGACCTGGATCTGCTGGCGACGGTCAAGGCCGATCTTGCCTTCACGCCGACGGTTGGCGCGATGTATCCCGCCGGCTTTGCCACCAGGATCTCGGTCGGTGGCCCGTCCGCCGGGCTCGAATCGGACTTTCGCCCCACCTTTTTCGAAGGCGTGGCCACCGTCGTCGCCAAGCTCTTCCTCCAGGCAGCGCCCGACTACGCGGTCTTCGGCGAAAAGGATTATCAGCAGCTTTGCGTCGTCAGGCAGCTCTGCCGCGACCTTGACCTGCCCGTCGAGATCACCGGTGCCCCGACCATACGCGACGCCCATGGCCTCGCCATGTCGTCGCGCAACGCCTATCTCGACGAGGGTGAACTGGCGGTCGCTCGCCAACTCAACCTGATTCTGCGCCAAGCGGCGGCGGCGTTGGCGGCCGGCGTACATCGAGACGGTGTAACCGGCCGAGCCGGTCGTGCCCTGATCGCCGCCGGCTTCCAGAAGATCGACTATGTCGAGGCCCGCGAAAGCCTGACGCTTGCGCCCTGGCGCCGCGACAGCACGGGACGCCTCCTCGCCGCTGCCTGGCTTGGCAAGACGCGGCTGATCGACAATGTGGAAATTCCCAGGGTCTAGGGCAAAGGGTCGATCGACTGCATTCAGCTTCCTGCCGCGCCTACCTCACGCCTATCCGCCCGCCGGTCCTTACCAATAATTGCCCCACGAGGACCCCAATAATCCCAGCCGATGCTTTCACGACTGCATCGGCAAGATGCGCGTGGCGGCCGGGATCGATGATCTGAAGCAATTCCAGTATGCCGGCAGTCGCAATCACAAAGATCGAGGTCTGATACACTCTGTTGGGGAAGCTGATCGCCAGCGCGAAGCCCAACAGCACATAGGCCAGGGCACGCTCGATATTCGCCTCGGCTATGTGCGGTCTCATCTGGATCGGCGACAAGGTCGCGAAAATGATGATGACAAGCAGCACCAGCGCCGCAATGCGGAACAGTTTTATCATGCCCCTGCATATCCGTCGTGAGCCGGCACAGCAAATGCTGGGATGACGCAGGAGCGGATTGGGGACGGGAGGCGGTACGAGAGGGCCCATGTCCAGGTTGGCGAATGCGATCGACCGCGCCCTGCCGCAGGGCGTCGAGGCCATATACGATTCGGTTGCCAACGTCGGTCGCTGGCACGGCGACCAATTCGGCTCGATTTCGGTGTCCTGCGGCGATCCCGCGCTCCTACGCGACTATGGGTCGGAGGTTCCGTTCTTCACGGCGGTACCGAAGATGGATATCGACATGCGCTTTACGGTCGGATTCCTTCTATGCGCTGCAAGGTCCCGACGAGCGGCAGACTATGCGCTGCAAGGTCCCGACGAGCGGCAGAACTGGTCGGAGTTACTCCTCTGTCGGCATGTGCAGATACATGGACTGGATGCCGACCCGGCCAGGGCCGGTGAAGCGATTGACGATGAAGTTCATATTGGCGCCGAAGAAGCCGCTCGACAGGCGGTCGATCTTGGTTTCCATCCTGACCGAGGCATCCTTGAACAGCCAGCCGCCCGGCTCGATGTCGATGGTCTCGCCAGCGGCAAGCGTCTTTTCGAAGACATTGC is part of the Mesorhizobium loti genome and encodes:
- the panC gene encoding pantoate--beta-alanine ligase, coding for MSRPDVVDSVAALRARIRDWRRDGLRVAMVPTMGALHEGHLSLIRIAREKAERCVVSIFVNPTQFAPSEDLDKYPRQLARDLDLLATVKADLAFTPTVGAMYPAGFATRISVGGPSAGLESDFRPTFFEGVATVVAKLFLQAAPDYAVFGEKDYQQLCVVRQLCRDLDLPVEITGAPTIRDAHGLAMSSRNAYLDEGELAVARQLNLILRQAAAALAAGVHRDGVTGRAGRALIAAGFQKIDYVEARESLTLAPWRRDSTGRLLAAAWLGKTRLIDNVEIPRV